The following proteins come from a genomic window of Miscanthus floridulus cultivar M001 chromosome 2, ASM1932011v1, whole genome shotgun sequence:
- the LOC136529460 gene encoding nuclear transcription factor Y subunit B-8-like: MPDSDNDSGGPSNAGGELSSPREQDRFLPIANVSRIMKKALPANAKISKDAKETVQECVSEFISFVTGEASDKCQREKRKTINGDDLLWAMTTLGFEDYVEPLKHYLHKFREIEGERAAASAGASGSTAPQQQQQGEVPRGAANAGGYAGYGAPGAGGMMMMMGQPMYGSPQPQQQHQQHHMAMGGRGGFGHQGGGTGGGSSSSSGLGRQDRA, from the coding sequence ATGCCGGACTCGGACAACGACTCCGGCGGGCCGAGCAACGCGGGCGGCGAGCTGTCGTCGCCCCGGGAGCAGGACCGGTTCCTGCCGATCGCCAACGTGAGCCGGATCATGAAGAAGGCGCTGCCGGCCAACGCCAAGATCAGCAAGGACGCCAAGGAGACGGTGCAGGAGTGCGTCTCCGAGTTCATCTCCTTCGTCACGGGGGAGGCCTCCGACAAGTGCCAGCGCGAGAAGCGCAAGACCATCAACGGCGACGACCTGCTCTGGGCCATGACCACGCTCGGCTTCGAGGACTACGTCGAGCCGCTCAAGCACTACCTCCACAAGTTCCGCGAGATCGAGGGCGAGAGAGCCGCCGCGTCCGCCGGCGCCTCGGGCTCCACCGCcccgcaacagcagcagcagggcgAGGTGCCGAGAGGCGCCGCCAATGCCGGCGGGTACGCCGGGTACGGCGCGCCCGGCGCCGgcggcatgatgatgatgatggggcAGCCCATGTACGGCTCGCCGCAGCCGCAGCAACAACATCagcagcatcacatggcaatggGAGGCAGAGGGGGTTTCGGCCATCAAGGCGGCGGCACTGGCGGCGGTTCCTCGTCGTCGTCGGGGCTTGGCCGGCAAGACAGGGCGTGA